From the genome of Variovorax sp. RA8, one region includes:
- a CDS encoding acyl-CoA dehydrogenase family protein, which translates to MDLDLSPEQRAFRDEVRTFIRSRLPAEIRERLRAGHPPRKQDTVTWQRILNERGWAAPHWPRRYGGADLGQMERLILLDEIYRAPAPLPQVFNVGMLGPVLMKFGTPAQCDHFLPRLANLDVWFCQGFSEPGSGSDLASLRTSARRDGDHYVVNGQKIWTTTAHLADWVFALVRTDSEARKQEGISFLLIDLRTPGITIRPIRSIDGEHHLNEVFFDEVRVPAANLVGQENKGWDCAKYLLVNERTGIANVGLCRERLDYARELAARHAQAGRPLLDDAGLRGEIARLDAEIRALEITNWRFLLTQSEQQRLPAFASVLKLKGTELQQEINALLARIAGPGGLERRPAEEVAHGPLAARYFYSRAASIYGGTTEIQKDILAKAIVG; encoded by the coding sequence ATGGACCTGGACCTGAGCCCCGAACAGCGCGCCTTCAGAGACGAGGTGCGCACCTTCATCCGGTCGCGCCTGCCCGCGGAGATCCGCGAACGGCTGCGCGCCGGCCATCCACCGCGCAAGCAGGACACCGTGACCTGGCAGCGCATCCTCAACGAGCGCGGCTGGGCCGCGCCGCACTGGCCCCGGCGCTATGGCGGCGCCGACCTCGGGCAGATGGAGCGGCTGATCCTGCTCGACGAGATCTACCGCGCGCCAGCGCCGCTGCCGCAGGTGTTCAACGTCGGCATGCTCGGGCCGGTGCTGATGAAGTTCGGCACGCCCGCGCAGTGCGACCATTTCCTGCCGCGCCTCGCCAATCTCGATGTGTGGTTCTGCCAGGGCTTCTCGGAGCCCGGCTCCGGCTCCGACCTTGCTTCCCTGCGCACCAGCGCACGCCGGGACGGGGACCACTATGTCGTCAACGGCCAGAAGATCTGGACCACCACGGCGCACCTGGCCGACTGGGTGTTCGCGCTCGTGCGCACCGACAGCGAGGCGCGCAAGCAGGAGGGCATCTCGTTCCTGCTGATCGACCTGCGCACGCCCGGCATCACCATCCGTCCGATCCGCTCCATCGATGGCGAGCACCATCTGAACGAGGTGTTCTTCGACGAGGTGCGCGTGCCCGCGGCCAACCTGGTGGGCCAGGAGAACAAGGGCTGGGACTGCGCCAAGTACCTGCTGGTCAACGAGCGCACCGGCATCGCCAATGTCGGCCTGTGCCGCGAGCGGCTCGACTACGCGCGCGAGCTCGCCGCACGCCACGCGCAGGCCGGCAGGCCCTTGCTGGACGACGCGGGGCTGCGCGGCGAGATCGCCCGGCTCGACGCCGAGATCCGGGCGCTGGAGATCACCAACTGGCGCTTCCTGCTCACGCAGAGCGAGCAGCAGCGCCTGCCCGCCTTCGCCTCGGTGCTCAAGCTCAAGGGCACCGAGCTGCAGCAGGAGATCAACGCGCTCCTGGCGCGCATCGCCGGCCCCGGCGGGCTGGAGCGCCGTCCCGCGGAGGAGGTGGCGCACGGCCCGCTCGCGGCGCGCTATTTCTACTCGCGCGCCGCCTCCATCTACGGCGGCACGACCGAGATACAGAAGGACATCCTGGCCAAGGCCATCGTCGGCTGA